A DNA window from Undibacterium sp. YM2 contains the following coding sequences:
- a CDS encoding sensor histidine kinase produces MNDTVGMTDKSKSSALFWLILPAFFLLKYTSTIPSATELMMVIATLAGFVILFEYSLQVNDKRLLACIITATMAGILWAPYNAGAAAFVMIGAGMCQRLKNTRAASTALSMMYAILLMANASLELPSVFLLPALLFCLPVALVAILLEKNSRTDDHIIMKHEEIANQARLAERERISRDIHDVLGHTLSVIVLKADLARKLVNTDLGACSHELIAIEHSARNILREVRSTVRNNRTSSLNAELATAKTALQAANVNMTALIEQCSIPPSLENVIALALRETVTNIIRHARASKCKITLSSDSKNIRFTIADDGEVQANKAIRKGCGLSGMTERIHALQGTIRFHHANGLSITILLPVKGKT; encoded by the coding sequence GTGAACGATACCGTAGGCATGACTGACAAGAGCAAATCTTCAGCCCTTTTCTGGCTGATCCTGCCTGCTTTCTTTTTATTGAAATATACAAGCACCATCCCATCTGCAACTGAGCTGATGATGGTCATCGCGACACTGGCTGGCTTCGTCATCTTGTTTGAATACAGCTTGCAGGTCAACGACAAGCGCCTGCTTGCCTGCATTATCACCGCCACCATGGCAGGCATACTGTGGGCACCTTACAATGCAGGCGCCGCCGCATTTGTCATGATCGGTGCGGGTATGTGCCAGCGCTTGAAAAATACCCGCGCTGCCAGCACCGCCCTGTCCATGATGTACGCAATTTTGTTGATGGCAAATGCCAGCCTTGAATTACCATCTGTATTTCTTTTGCCAGCATTGCTGTTTTGCCTGCCGGTTGCCCTCGTAGCTATCCTGCTCGAAAAGAATAGCCGCACTGACGACCATATAATCATGAAGCACGAAGAGATTGCCAACCAGGCACGTCTCGCTGAACGCGAGAGAATTTCGCGTGATATCCATGATGTGCTTGGCCATACCTTGTCCGTCATCGTATTGAAGGCTGACCTGGCGCGCAAACTGGTCAACACTGATCTGGGTGCCTGTTCCCATGAATTGATAGCCATAGAGCACAGTGCACGCAATATCCTCAGAGAAGTTCGTAGCACAGTTCGTAACAACCGCACGAGCAGTTTGAACGCGGAATTAGCTACAGCAAAAACAGCCTTGCAGGCAGCCAATGTCAACATGACTGCCCTGATAGAACAATGCAGCATACCGCCGTCACTGGAAAATGTCATCGCACTTGCTTTGCGTGAAACGGTCACCAATATTATCCGTCATGCCAGGGCGAGCAAATGCAAGATCACCCTGTCGTCGGATTCAAAAAATATCAGGTTCACCATCGCGGATGACGGCGAGGTCCAGGCCAACAAAGCCATCAGAAAAGGCTGCGGCTTAAGCGGTATGACAGAACGCATACACGCCTTGCAGGGCACAATCCGCTTCCATCATGCAAATGGACTGAGCATAACGATCTTGCTGCCAGTCAAAGGTAAGACATGA
- a CDS encoding ImmA/IrrE family metallo-endopeptidase, translating into MRTEIDFAPMWAVPPGRTICDLMKSRGIASTKLANLVSMTEAEFDNLLSGKSALTAYVATHLETNLGASANFWLRREEQYRKQLTELNEGVDPEKEEYKSWLKSLPLKEMQSLGLIESTRDQKEKLRGCLSFFDVPNLDAWYRTYVDVRAATAFRTTDAYLENVPATSTWLRLGELQAAKIECQNWSPERFKAQLTKIRSLTKIAAPSEFLPKLQNYCAEVGVAVVVIKAPTGCRASGATFFANPNKAVLLLSFRYLSDDQFWFSFFHEAAHLILHWDADLLILETSDGPKSPREEEANAFASEQLIPHGFQTRMREAAKTLKGIMRLAQDAGVSYGIVVGQMQFRGFVRRDRFNRLKTRYKWDQLTAKS; encoded by the coding sequence ATGAGAACTGAAATTGATTTTGCGCCCATGTGGGCTGTTCCGCCGGGTCGAACCATTTGTGATTTGATGAAATCAAGGGGGATTGCTTCGACTAAATTGGCAAATTTGGTTAGCATGACTGAGGCTGAATTCGATAATCTCTTGTCTGGAAAGAGCGCTCTTACTGCTTATGTTGCTACTCATCTAGAGACTAATCTCGGAGCATCAGCCAATTTTTGGTTGCGTCGCGAAGAGCAGTACCGAAAGCAATTGACTGAGTTGAATGAGGGGGTTGATCCAGAAAAAGAAGAATATAAGTCTTGGTTAAAAAGTCTCCCTCTGAAAGAAATGCAAAGCCTTGGATTGATTGAGTCGACCAGAGATCAGAAAGAAAAACTTCGTGGATGCCTTAGTTTTTTTGATGTACCTAATCTCGATGCATGGTATAGGACTTATGTAGACGTTAGAGCAGCGACCGCGTTTCGAACAACTGATGCCTACCTTGAAAATGTTCCAGCTACGTCCACGTGGCTCAGACTCGGTGAGTTGCAAGCTGCGAAGATTGAATGCCAGAACTGGAGTCCTGAGCGATTTAAAGCGCAATTGACAAAAATACGCAGTTTGACAAAAATAGCTGCTCCATCAGAGTTTCTTCCAAAGCTCCAAAATTATTGCGCAGAAGTCGGTGTTGCTGTTGTTGTAATAAAAGCGCCGACTGGATGTAGAGCTAGTGGAGCGACTTTCTTTGCTAATCCGAATAAGGCCGTATTGCTGCTGAGCTTCCGCTATTTAAGCGATGACCAATTCTGGTTTTCTTTCTTTCATGAAGCGGCTCATCTAATATTGCATTGGGATGCTGATTTACTGATTCTTGAAACATCTGACGGCCCCAAGTCTCCTAGAGAGGAAGAGGCTAATGCATTTGCCTCTGAGCAACTAATACCTCATGGATTTCAAACTCGAATGCGGGAGGCGGCTAAGACTTTGAAAGGCATCATGAGACTTGCACAAGATGCAGGAGTATCTTATGGGATCGTAGTGGGGCAAATGCAGTTTCGTGGATTTGTTAGGCGCGATCGCTTTAACCGTTTAAAAACTCGGTACAAGTGGGACCAGCTAACCGCGAAAAGCTAA
- a CDS encoding ParD-like family protein, with amino-acid sequence MGIVNIDDDLHDQIRKASAVACRSINAQAAFWIKIGMLCEMNPTMSFNEIVVHELKAAGVEPLAFRGALT; translated from the coding sequence ATGGGCATAGTCAACATCGACGACGATCTGCACGACCAGATACGCAAGGCAAGCGCGGTAGCTTGTCGCTCCATCAATGCGCAAGCCGCTTTCTGGATCAAGATAGGCATGTTGTGCGAAATGAACCCGACCATGTCTTTTAATGAGATTGTGGTACACGAACTGAAAGCTGCAGGTGTGGAACCCCTGGCTTTCAGGGGAGCGTTAACATGA
- a CDS encoding globin domain-containing protein, translated as MTKAPAEKPAKSTLSSRAPNKAQLAAAEQWLMTIQDDIAGLITSGWEVAIAAPGDLAVDFYRNLFAAAPAVIELFSGDMTEQQGRLTHTLEETVALVHQPEHLLLLLHASGVRHHHYQVQQAYFGVMRNVLIDTLATRGGAGFTTAHRVAWEGLFDNMATVMQHGMATAAKN; from the coding sequence ATGACTAAAGCACCAGCAGAAAAACCGGCAAAATCAACCCTGTCTTCCCGCGCACCAAATAAAGCCCAGCTTGCAGCGGCTGAGCAATGGTTGATGACGATTCAAGACGATATTGCGGGGCTCATCACGTCAGGTTGGGAGGTGGCAATTGCGGCTCCTGGTGACCTGGCCGTTGATTTTTACCGCAACCTGTTTGCCGCCGCGCCTGCCGTGATTGAATTATTTTCTGGTGACATGACAGAGCAACAGGGGCGCCTGACCCACACGCTGGAAGAAACAGTGGCGTTGGTGCATCAGCCTGAGCATCTGTTGTTGCTATTGCACGCATCCGGCGTGCGGCATCACCACTACCAGGTACAGCAGGCTTATTTTGGCGTAATGCGCAATGTCTTGATTGATACTTTGGCGACCCGAGGCGGTGCCGGGTTTACAACTGCACACCGCGTTGCCTGGGAAGGATTGTTTGATAACATGGCGACAGTCATGCAACATGGCATGGCCACTGCGGCAAAAAACTAA
- a CDS encoding PLP-dependent aminotransferase family protein has translation MTKNKYQILADELADAILSKKLAANARLPSVRELMQQHQLSLATVTNALHTLEEKGLVEPRGKAGYFVKPPAKKETAAPAPHTQADLQNMSANVLKWGPAEDLFPERRWQSLLGSVIRRHPFLSTRHAQAYGHPRLRAELAKRSAENGCFLKEDELIVTQGATEALLLALRATSEAGSKVMVQAPVSVLYSRLLETFTLTPVTVHSSVDAPEFLAEVQAILEGEDPPKVFLLVANYHFPTGALMPLPVKRNLLRLAEKHGVTIIEDDVYGDLQHDGARPLTLKSFDLKGKVIYVNSCSKTLAPGLRIGWLAAGSWRERIEYLKSASASSVNELSQLVLAEFLAQGSHVPHLRKYRQQLKSRSGEYLSILRLVLGNTVKLADMPGGYSYWLPLPGKISTEEIQTQIRANWPLLDEADTPQIALVSNGVCVNTSIPLTDPLRQSLTAFCFYLRGFY, from the coding sequence GTGACAAAGAACAAGTATCAAATATTGGCGGATGAACTGGCTGATGCGATATTGAGCAAAAAATTGGCGGCCAATGCACGCCTGCCTTCCGTGCGTGAACTCATGCAACAACACCAGCTCAGTCTTGCCACTGTGACGAATGCCCTGCACACTCTGGAAGAAAAAGGGCTGGTTGAACCGCGTGGCAAGGCTGGTTATTTTGTCAAACCGCCAGCAAAAAAAGAAACAGCAGCCCCTGCACCGCATACCCAGGCAGATTTGCAAAACATGTCTGCCAATGTACTCAAATGGGGCCCGGCAGAAGACCTGTTCCCTGAGCGACGCTGGCAAAGCCTGTTGGGTAGCGTGATACGCCGCCATCCTTTTTTATCAACCCGTCATGCCCAGGCTTATGGTCACCCGCGTCTGCGTGCGGAGTTGGCCAAGCGCAGTGCAGAAAATGGCTGCTTCCTCAAGGAAGATGAATTGATCGTGACCCAGGGTGCGACAGAGGCCCTGTTACTGGCCTTGCGTGCAACCAGCGAGGCCGGCAGCAAGGTAATGGTGCAGGCTCCCGTCAGCGTCTTGTATAGCCGCCTGCTGGAAACCTTTACCCTGACACCGGTGACCGTGCACAGCAGCGTGGATGCACCAGAATTTCTGGCTGAGGTACAGGCCATACTGGAAGGTGAAGATCCACCCAAGGTTTTTTTACTGGTCGCCAATTACCATTTCCCTACTGGCGCACTGATGCCCTTGCCAGTGAAGCGTAATCTTTTGAGGCTGGCAGAAAAGCATGGCGTCACCATCATAGAAGATGATGTCTATGGCGACCTGCAGCACGATGGCGCACGACCACTGACACTGAAATCCTTTGACCTCAAGGGTAAGGTCATCTATGTCAACTCTTGCTCCAAGACCCTGGCACCCGGCTTGCGCATAGGCTGGCTGGCCGCCGGTAGCTGGCGTGAACGTATCGAATATTTGAAAAGCGCATCCGCCAGCAGCGTCAATGAATTATCACAGCTTGTGCTCGCAGAATTCCTGGCACAGGGCAGCCACGTGCCACACTTGCGCAAATACCGCCAGCAATTAAAATCACGCAGCGGCGAGTACCTGTCCATACTGCGCCTGGTGTTGGGCAATACCGTCAAACTCGCAGATATGCCCGGCGGTTATAGCTACTGGCTGCCACTGCCAGGCAAGATCAGCACAGAAGAAATACAGACTCAAATCCGCGCCAACTGGCCCTTGCTGGACGAAGCCGATACACCACAGATTGCCCTGGTCTCAAATGGCGTGTGCGTAAATACCTCCATTCCGCTGACCGATCCGCTGCGCCAGTCATTGACGGCATTCTGTTTTTATCTGCGTGGTTTTTATTAA
- a CDS encoding GGDEF domain-containing protein → MQATQRLNYKKHAPQVNCAAPVCTDKEFAHCDADDSKNSAALLEEISRLKRFISDLEIENRTDILTGLLNRRGFIAELNTAWDRWVRYAVPTTLVVLDMNRFKQINDNYGHEAGDKALKLVAVYLQNNLRSTDILGRLGGDEFAVILPHTNAQETQNIVNKLLQATPVLQINLSQEQVAIPLEFALGFAEVNTSQGPPKAWLQAADLQMYQSKAATAG, encoded by the coding sequence ATGCAAGCTACGCAAAGATTAAATTATAAAAAACATGCACCACAAGTGAATTGTGCAGCGCCCGTTTGCACTGACAAAGAATTTGCACATTGCGATGCTGATGACAGCAAGAATAGTGCAGCACTGCTGGAAGAAATTTCGCGTCTCAAGCGCTTTATTTCTGATCTGGAAATTGAAAACCGTACCGACATATTGACCGGTCTGCTGAACCGCCGTGGTTTTATCGCAGAGTTGAATACAGCCTGGGACAGATGGGTACGTTATGCCGTACCAACCACGCTGGTCGTGCTGGACATGAACCGCTTTAAACAGATCAATGACAATTATGGCCACGAAGCGGGCGACAAGGCCTTGAAACTGGTTGCTGTTTACCTGCAAAACAATTTGCGTTCCACCGACATACTGGGGCGTCTCGGCGGTGATGAATTCGCAGTGATTCTGCCACACACCAATGCGCAGGAAACACAAAATATCGTCAATAAGCTGCTGCAGGCAACGCCTGTTTTACAAATAAATTTATCGCAAGAACAGGTAGCTATTCCACTGGAATTTGCACTTGGTTTTGCTGAAGTGAATACATCCCAGGGCCCGCCCAAGGCCTGGCTGCAAGCTGCTGACTTGCAGATGTACCAAAGCAAGGCTGCCACGGCAGGCTAG
- a CDS encoding globin family protein — MNQHTVTLVQDSWKQVATIAPQAAALFYQNLFAADPSLKPMFRGDMTEQGKKLMQMIGAAVGKLNDLDNLVPVLQGLAVRHDGYGVKESHYQTVGAALLKTLGQGLGDRFTSETRDAWATVYGVMANVMITASRATVAA, encoded by the coding sequence ATGAATCAACACACTGTCACACTCGTACAAGACTCGTGGAAACAAGTAGCAACGATAGCTCCGCAGGCTGCCGCCCTGTTTTATCAAAACCTGTTTGCCGCCGACCCATCACTGAAACCCATGTTCCGCGGTGACATGACAGAGCAAGGTAAAAAACTCATGCAGATGATAGGCGCTGCGGTTGGCAAGCTCAATGACCTGGATAATCTGGTGCCGGTACTGCAGGGCCTGGCAGTGCGCCATGACGGTTACGGTGTCAAAGAATCACACTATCAGACAGTTGGTGCTGCATTACTGAAAACACTGGGACAAGGCCTGGGCGACCGCTTCACCAGCGAAACCAGGGATGCCTGGGCCACCGTATATGGTGTGATGGCCAATGTCATGATCACTGCCTCACGCGCCACCGTCGCAGCCTGA
- a CDS encoding thymidylate synthase, whose protein sequence is MYLSAETLDDLLIKVYRRLLRKRGSSDITPTKGPATEINGALLQIKNPRARISRTERKSTLFSCLGEFLWYLSGSDKVSFIQYYIRDYGKYSDDGKTIYGAYGPRLFDLNGAINQVQNVIKTLKASNTSRRAVIQLFRGEDLADNLESRREDLPCTCTLQFTIRNHQLHAMVMMRSNDAFLGLPHDVFAFTMLQELIARSLGVEVGPYKHAVGSLHLYTEHTKAMQDYLEEGVQERVPMPPMPLGDPWPSVKNLLKAERTIRQGKQPSFADLDPYWGDFVRLLEVFRYSRDSAKGEQRKNINEIKKKMSSTFYDAHILKRQRRIPKAVQPTEPMLFDVEELDAQQPAGDNEENIR, encoded by the coding sequence ATGTATCTGAGCGCAGAAACCCTTGATGACTTACTCATAAAAGTTTATCGGCGCTTGCTGCGAAAGCGTGGCTCATCTGATATTACGCCTACGAAAGGACCTGCAACAGAGATTAATGGGGCACTGCTTCAAATTAAAAATCCACGAGCCCGTATAAGCCGAACTGAACGGAAGAGTACCTTGTTCAGTTGCTTAGGAGAATTCCTGTGGTATCTTTCAGGCTCGGATAAAGTGAGTTTCATCCAATACTACATACGTGACTATGGCAAGTATTCTGATGATGGGAAGACCATTTATGGAGCATACGGTCCTCGCCTATTCGATCTAAACGGAGCAATTAACCAAGTTCAGAATGTCATCAAAACTCTAAAAGCGAGCAATACATCGCGAAGGGCCGTTATTCAACTTTTCCGCGGAGAGGATTTAGCTGACAACCTTGAAAGCCGACGCGAGGACCTTCCGTGTACCTGTACGCTACAATTCACAATTCGCAACCATCAGCTCCATGCAATGGTCATGATGCGGTCGAATGACGCGTTTTTGGGACTGCCGCATGATGTCTTTGCGTTCACGATGTTGCAGGAACTCATTGCACGCTCATTGGGTGTTGAAGTCGGTCCTTACAAGCATGCTGTTGGTAGTCTTCATCTTTACACCGAACATACGAAAGCAATGCAGGATTATCTTGAGGAAGGTGTGCAGGAGCGAGTTCCAATGCCACCAATGCCGCTTGGTGACCCATGGCCATCTGTCAAAAATCTTTTGAAGGCAGAGCGAACAATTCGACAGGGAAAACAGCCTTCTTTTGCTGACCTAGACCCATACTGGGGCGACTTTGTACGACTGCTTGAGGTGTTCCGATATTCTCGAGATTCAGCCAAGGGTGAACAGAGAAAGAATATTAACGAAATCAAAAAGAAAATGAGTTCTACTTTTTATGACGCTCATATTTTAAAACGTCAACGCCGAATTCCAAAAGCTGTACAACCGACAGAACCCATGCTCTTCGATGTCGAGGAACTTGATGCCCAACAGCCCGCGGGCGATAACGAAGAAAATATCCGGTAA
- the map gene encoding type I methionyl aminopeptidase: MTKRPEEIALMAESGKLLASVFTHLDQLNLIGMSTMQVNDLVDNFIVNELKARPASKGQYGYAYALNSSRNSVVCHGVPSVTEILQDGDIVNFDITLEKNGFIADSSKTYLVGEVTASAKRLVQVTYEALWKGIKAVRPGARLGDIGHAIESHARKNGYSVVREYCGHGIGREMHEPPEVLHWGRPRTGLILKEGMVFTIEPMINQGRHDVETEDDGWTVVTIDGKLSAQFEHTVAVTKSGVQVLTLRPGERALA; this comes from the coding sequence ATGACCAAGCGACCAGAAGAAATCGCCCTGATGGCAGAATCAGGCAAGCTGCTGGCGAGCGTGTTTACCCATCTGGATCAATTGAATCTGATCGGCATGTCCACCATGCAGGTAAATGACCTGGTCGACAACTTCATCGTCAATGAACTCAAGGCCCGCCCGGCAAGCAAGGGCCAGTACGGCTATGCCTATGCCTTGAACTCATCACGCAATAGTGTGGTGTGCCATGGCGTACCATCTGTAACAGAAATTTTGCAGGACGGTGATATCGTCAATTTCGATATCACCCTGGAGAAAAACGGTTTTATCGCCGACTCCAGCAAAACCTATCTGGTCGGCGAAGTAACAGCATCTGCCAAACGTCTGGTGCAAGTGACCTATGAAGCCCTGTGGAAAGGCATCAAAGCCGTGCGACCTGGTGCCAGGCTGGGTGACATAGGCCATGCCATTGAAAGCCATGCCAGGAAAAATGGTTACTCGGTCGTCAGGGAGTATTGCGGACACGGCATAGGCCGCGAAATGCACGAGCCGCCGGAAGTGCTGCACTGGGGACGGCCACGCACAGGCCTGATATTAAAGGAAGGCATGGTGTTCACCATAGAACCCATGATCAACCAGGGTCGCCACGATGTAGAGACCGAAGACGATGGCTGGACTGTCGTCACCATAGACGGGAAATTATCTGCCCAGTTCGAGCATACGGTCGCCGTCACAAAAAGCGGTGTACAGGTATTAACCTTGCGGCCTGGGGAAAGAGCTTTGGCCTGA
- a CDS encoding OsmC domain/YcaO domain-containing protein: MEIKVNFLDKLRLEAKFDDFTVVADQPIRYKGDGSAPGPFDYFLASSALCAAYFVKLYCNTRNIPTENIRLSQNNIVDPENRYAQIFKIQVELPADISAKDREGILRSIDRCTVKKVVQAGPEFVIEEVENLDADAQALLTLNPSADAATYILGKDLPLEQTIANMSGLLAGLGIKIEIASWRNIIPNVWSLHIRDAHSPMCFTNGKGATKESALASALGEYIERLSCNHFYAGSFWGEDIANAAFVHYPEERWFKPGKRDALPKEILDEYSREIYDPEGELRGSHLIDTNSGNAERGICSLPYVRQSDGEVVYFPSNLIENLYASNGMSAGNTLAEAQVQCLSEIFERAVKREILEGEIALPDVPQEVLAKYPGIVAGIQGLEEQGFPVLVKDASLGGQYPVMCVTLMNPRTGGVFASFGAHPSLEVALERSLTELLQGRSFEGLNDLPQPTFVSNAVTEPNNFVEHFIDSSGVVSWRFFSAKADYEFVDWDFSGQGENSNADEAATLFGILKEMGKEAYMAVYDHLGATACRILVPGYSEVYPVEDLIWDNTNKALLFRKDVLNLHTLDDEQLEDLLERLENNELDEYSDIATLIGIEFDENTIWGQLTVVELKLLINLALQDFEEAKELVETFLQYNDNTVDRGLFYQALNVVLEVTLDDELELDDYVVNFRRMFGNERMDAVLGSVDGSVRFYGLTPTSMKLEGLDRHARLIDSYKKLHAARSKFAASK, translated from the coding sequence ATGGAAATTAAGGTTAACTTTCTCGATAAGCTTCGTCTTGAAGCCAAGTTCGATGATTTTACGGTGGTGGCTGATCAGCCTATCCGTTATAAGGGGGATGGTTCTGCGCCTGGTCCTTTTGATTATTTTTTGGCTTCGTCGGCCTTGTGTGCGGCTTATTTTGTGAAGCTGTATTGCAATACCCGCAATATCCCGACTGAAAATATACGGCTGTCGCAGAATAATATTGTTGATCCTGAAAACCGTTACGCGCAGATTTTCAAGATACAGGTGGAGTTGCCTGCGGATATTTCTGCCAAAGACCGTGAAGGTATCTTGCGGTCCATCGACCGTTGTACAGTCAAAAAAGTGGTGCAGGCGGGGCCGGAGTTTGTGATTGAAGAGGTTGAGAATCTCGATGCGGATGCGCAGGCTTTGCTGACCTTGAACCCGTCTGCGGATGCAGCCACGTATATCCTGGGCAAGGATTTGCCGCTGGAGCAGACCATTGCGAATATGTCTGGCTTGCTGGCGGGGCTGGGTATCAAGATAGAGATTGCTTCGTGGCGTAATATTATTCCTAATGTGTGGTCGCTGCATATACGCGATGCGCATTCGCCCATGTGTTTTACCAATGGCAAGGGCGCGACCAAAGAGAGCGCGCTGGCGTCGGCCCTGGGTGAGTATATCGAGCGCCTGAGTTGCAACCATTTTTATGCCGGTTCGTTCTGGGGTGAAGATATTGCCAATGCAGCCTTTGTGCATTACCCGGAAGAGCGCTGGTTCAAGCCTGGCAAGAGGGATGCGCTGCCTAAAGAGATACTGGATGAGTATAGTCGCGAGATTTATGATCCTGAGGGTGAGCTGCGTGGCTCGCATCTGATCGATACCAATTCTGGCAATGCAGAGCGTGGCATCTGCTCGCTGCCTTATGTGCGGCAGTCAGATGGTGAGGTCGTTTATTTCCCTTCTAATCTCATTGAAAACCTGTACGCCAGCAATGGCATGAGTGCCGGTAATACCCTGGCTGAAGCGCAGGTGCAATGTCTGTCCGAGATATTTGAACGTGCCGTCAAGCGTGAAATTCTCGAAGGTGAAATTGCCTTGCCGGATGTACCGCAAGAAGTGCTGGCGAAATACCCTGGCATTGTGGCTGGCATACAGGGGCTGGAAGAACAGGGCTTCCCTGTGCTGGTGAAGGATGCGTCGCTGGGTGGACAATACCCTGTCATGTGCGTGACCCTGATGAACCCGCGCACGGGTGGCGTGTTTGCGTCCTTTGGTGCACACCCCAGTCTGGAAGTGGCGCTGGAACGCAGCCTGACAGAGTTGCTGCAAGGCCGCAGTTTTGAAGGCCTTAATGATTTGCCGCAACCTACCTTTGTCAGCAATGCAGTGACTGAGCCAAATAATTTTGTGGAGCACTTCATCGATTCCAGCGGTGTAGTGTCGTGGCGCTTCTTTAGTGCCAAGGCTGATTACGAATTTGTTGATTGGGATTTTTCTGGTCAAGGTGAAAATTCGAACGCCGATGAAGCCGCGACCTTGTTCGGCATACTCAAGGAGATGGGTAAAGAAGCCTACATGGCTGTGTATGACCATCTGGGTGCTACGGCCTGCCGTATCCTGGTGCCGGGTTATTCTGAAGTTTATCCGGTGGAAGACCTGATCTGGGATAACACCAACAAGGCCCTGCTGTTCCGCAAAGATGTCCTGAATCTGCATACGCTGGATGATGAACAACTGGAAGACTTGCTGGAACGTCTGGAGAATAATGAGCTCGACGAATACAGCGACATCGCCACCCTGATAGGCATAGAGTTTGACGAGAACACGATCTGGGGCCAGCTCACGGTTGTTGAATTGAAGCTGCTGATCAATCTCGCCTTACAGGACTTTGAAGAAGCGAAAGAACTGGTCGAAACCTTCCTGCAATACAACGACAACACGGTTGATCGCGGTTTGTTTTATCAGGCCCTGAATGTGGTGCTGGAAGTGACGCTCGATGATGAGCTGGAACTGGATGATTACGTCGTCAACTTCCGCCGCATGTTTGGTAATGAGCGTATGGATGCGGTATTGGGTTCAGTCGATGGCAGCGTGCGCTTTTACGGCCTGACACCAACCAGCATGAAACTCGAAGGGCTGGACAGGCATGCGCGCCTGATCGATAGTTACAAGAAACTGCATGCGGCGCGCAGCAAATTTGCTGCATCGAAGTAA
- a CDS encoding DUF4031 domain-containing protein — protein MDNVRIAWQGRQWCHLVADSLDELHLFAKSLGLKRAWFQAHASLPHYDVTVEVRIVALSRGAMPADRRTLISRGRQLKLELIASLNRAEPQLRLFE, from the coding sequence GTGGATAATGTTCGGATAGCCTGGCAAGGACGCCAATGGTGCCATTTAGTCGCCGACTCGCTCGATGAACTGCATCTGTTTGCAAAATCTTTAGGGTTGAAGCGCGCTTGGTTTCAGGCACATGCCTCACTACCCCATTACGACGTTACTGTCGAAGTTCGAATTGTGGCATTGAGTCGGGGTGCAATGCCAGCTGACCGACGCACACTCATTTCGCGCGGCCGACAACTAAAACTTGAGCTTATCGCGTCACTTAATAGAGCAGAACCGCAGTTACGACTGTTTGAGTAA
- a CDS encoding response regulator transcription factor: protein MIRIMIAEDHALVSGALAALLRFEPDMQVISLVRNGQQALEACQQECPDILLTDIEMPVMTGLELAASIAEQKLPCKVIMLTAFARAGYLRRATASGVRGYMLKDSPSDCLAAAIRTVQAGGRVIAPELAMEGWNGPHDPLSERERQVLRLAGSGAGNADIARQIHLSEGTVRNYLSDAISKMHVRNRGEAYRIASDAGWL, encoded by the coding sequence ATGATACGCATCATGATAGCCGAAGACCATGCACTGGTTTCCGGCGCACTGGCTGCCTTGTTGCGCTTTGAGCCTGACATGCAAGTCATCTCGCTGGTAAGAAATGGCCAGCAGGCACTGGAGGCCTGCCAGCAAGAATGCCCCGACATCTTATTGACGGATATAGAAATGCCGGTCATGACAGGTCTGGAACTGGCGGCCAGCATTGCTGAGCAAAAGCTGCCCTGCAAAGTCATCATGCTGACCGCCTTCGCCCGCGCCGGTTACTTGCGCCGCGCCACCGCCAGTGGTGTGCGCGGCTATATGCTCAAAGACTCCCCCTCAGACTGCCTGGCAGCAGCGATACGCACGGTGCAGGCAGGTGGCCGTGTGATTGCGCCTGAACTCGCGATGGAAGGCTGGAACGGCCCGCACGACCCCTTGTCAGAACGCGAGCGCCAGGTATTGCGCCTGGCGGGCTCAGGCGCAGGCAATGCCGACATCGCCAGACAAATCCATTTATCAGAAGGTACGGTACGCAATTACCTGTCAGATGCCATCAGCAAGATGCATGTCAGGAACCGCGGTGAAGCTTACAGGATAGCCAGCGACGCAGGCTGGCTGTAA